A section of the Streptomyces sp. NBC_01363 genome encodes:
- a CDS encoding IS1182 family transposase — MSMRPEGLPEVPEQTVMVARAAFPQGSLAIRVRDRLAEVFADEPFASAFGVRGAPGLSPGVLCLVTVLQFAEDLTDRQAAAMAVRAIDWKYALGAELTDTGFDASVLSRFRSRLSDNGMERVVFDRLLEYCVEEGLVAAGGRQRTDSTHVISAVRDLNRLELAGESVRAALEALAVAAPSWLAGQVDVAEFAHRYGPRVDGWRMPASQTKRDRLAQVFGQDALALCRAAWSPGTPPWIREIESVQILRQILVQTYYLSTDTRGREVIKKRAADDEGVPPGHRRLASPYDADARWAAKGEGLFWMGYKVHLTETCDTPTEAEAEAEAGVRAAPNLITDVCTTDATVPDVKATAPVQQRLAEHGIRPAEHYLDSGYPSADLIAAALKQGTRMVTPVLLDHSAQAKAHAGFDKSAFIIDWRARQVRCPAGKTSAHWNPVKQHGTDAIVITFGVRTCRPCPFRDQCTSSAKGRRMLTLRPREPEEALTQARAEQKTETWKAKYALRAGVEGTINQALDITGIRRARYRGLPKVRLQHAFSATALNVIRLDAHWTGHDQHHTRSSRLERLAYRLTA, encoded by the coding sequence ATGTCGATGCGGCCGGAGGGGCTGCCGGAAGTCCCGGAGCAGACCGTGATGGTGGCGCGGGCGGCGTTCCCGCAGGGGAGCCTGGCGATACGGGTGCGAGACCGGCTCGCGGAGGTTTTCGCGGACGAGCCGTTCGCGTCGGCGTTCGGGGTGCGTGGGGCTCCGGGTTTGTCTCCGGGGGTGTTGTGCCTGGTCACGGTGTTGCAGTTCGCCGAGGATCTGACCGATCGGCAGGCCGCGGCGATGGCGGTGCGGGCGATCGACTGGAAGTACGCGCTCGGGGCGGAGCTGACGGACACCGGCTTCGATGCCAGTGTGCTGAGCCGGTTCCGTTCCCGCCTGTCCGACAACGGCATGGAACGGGTGGTCTTCGACCGTCTCCTTGAGTACTGCGTGGAGGAGGGGCTGGTCGCGGCCGGGGGCAGGCAGCGGACCGATTCCACCCATGTGATCAGTGCGGTGCGGGACTTGAACCGCCTCGAGCTGGCCGGGGAGAGTGTGCGGGCGGCGCTGGAGGCCCTGGCTGTCGCGGCGCCGTCGTGGCTGGCCGGGCAGGTCGATGTCGCCGAGTTCGCTCACCGGTACGGGCCGCGGGTGGACGGCTGGCGCATGCCCGCCTCGCAGACGAAACGCGACCGGCTCGCGCAGGTCTTCGGCCAGGACGCGCTGGCGTTGTGCCGGGCGGCCTGGTCACCCGGCACACCCCCATGGATCCGTGAGATCGAGTCCGTACAGATCCTGCGGCAGATCCTCGTCCAGACGTACTACCTGAGCACCGACACCAGGGGACGGGAGGTGATCAAGAAGCGGGCCGCCGACGACGAGGGTGTCCCGCCCGGTCATCGCCGCCTCGCCTCCCCCTACGACGCGGACGCACGCTGGGCGGCCAAGGGCGAGGGCCTGTTCTGGATGGGCTACAAGGTCCATCTCACCGAGACCTGCGACACTCCCACCGAAGCCGAAGCCGAAGCCGAAGCCGGTGTCCGGGCGGCACCGAATCTGATCACGGACGTGTGCACCACCGATGCCACCGTGCCCGATGTGAAAGCGACCGCCCCGGTCCAACAGCGCCTGGCCGAGCACGGCATCAGGCCCGCCGAGCACTACCTCGACTCCGGCTATCCATCCGCCGACCTCATCGCCGCCGCGCTGAAACAGGGCACCCGTATGGTCACCCCGGTTCTGCTGGATCATTCCGCCCAGGCCAAGGCCCACGCCGGCTTCGACAAGAGCGCCTTCATCATCGACTGGAGGGCCCGCCAGGTCCGCTGCCCCGCCGGCAAGACCAGCGCGCACTGGAACCCCGTGAAACAGCACGGAACGGACGCGATCGTCATCACCTTCGGCGTCCGCACCTGCCGCCCCTGCCCCTTCCGCGACCAATGCACCAGCTCCGCGAAAGGCCGCCGCATGCTCACCCTGCGCCCCAGAGAGCCAGAAGAAGCCCTCACCCAGGCCCGCGCCGAGCAGAAGACCGAGACGTGGAAGGCCAAGTACGCCCTGCGAGCGGGTGTGGAAGGCACTATCAATCAAGCCCTCGACATCACCGGCATACGCCGGGCCCGCTACCGCGGGCTACCGAAAGTCCGCCTCCAACACGCCTTCTCCGCCACCGCACTCAACGTGATCAGACTCGACGCCCACTGGACCGGACACGACCAGCATCACACCCGCAGCAGCCGGCTCGAACGCCTCGCCTACCGACTCACAGCCTGA
- a CDS encoding DUF6083 domain-containing protein, with amino-acid sequence MGPMPMHLHRSNRTKVLRRAAASLCKYCGTPVEWFERHDGLRIPLTCEFPTRRIPAKMRWHIHRGVAYPGTDASSGYCRIPHPAVCPAADHPDLPSDLQDVVRRLAVRMRTAIESGEFVPFVETVTEEEVESPGPEQVQHIRHVIDCHGSLRIGPCAIEDLQCIAHDALTEQRCENGICDLSEGRWELTGIDQEQATGRLGQQVLELTGGNIWVWHLADFNVVRRWWAQRCHDHFNTDDPDHVANEFVPFHPLRHDAHVLTERPTGYDLQSNGEKRVFIHDGPEQRTKCASPSCSNATVLSPQEGWLCWQCEELQRRRQRIHQRRSRVRD; translated from the coding sequence ATGGGCCCCATGCCGATGCACCTACACCGTTCCAACCGGACGAAAGTCCTTCGGAGGGCTGCCGCATCCCTGTGCAAGTACTGCGGCACCCCTGTCGAGTGGTTCGAACGGCATGACGGGTTGCGAATTCCTTTGACCTGCGAGTTTCCCACCCGCCGTATTCCGGCGAAGATGCGCTGGCACATTCACCGCGGAGTGGCCTATCCAGGCACCGATGCCTCCAGCGGTTACTGCCGGATCCCTCACCCCGCAGTCTGCCCAGCAGCCGACCACCCCGATCTCCCTTCTGACCTGCAGGACGTCGTCCGCCGTCTTGCGGTACGGATGCGCACCGCCATCGAGAGCGGCGAGTTCGTCCCGTTCGTCGAGACCGTCACAGAGGAGGAAGTCGAAAGCCCCGGCCCCGAACAGGTCCAGCACATCCGCCACGTGATCGACTGTCACGGCTCGCTTCGGATCGGACCCTGCGCCATCGAGGACCTGCAGTGCATCGCCCACGACGCCCTCACTGAGCAGCGCTGCGAGAACGGAATCTGCGACCTGAGTGAAGGACGCTGGGAACTGACCGGCATCGACCAGGAACAGGCCACCGGCAGGCTGGGGCAGCAGGTTCTCGAGCTCACCGGCGGAAACATCTGGGTCTGGCACCTCGCCGACTTCAACGTCGTACGCCGCTGGTGGGCCCAGCGCTGCCACGATCACTTCAACACGGACGACCCCGATCATGTCGCCAACGAATTCGTACCCTTCCACCCCCTGCGTCACGACGCCCACGTACTGACCGAGCGGCCTACCGGCTACGACCTGCAGAGCAACGGTGAGAAGCGCGTCTTCATCCACGACGGGCCGGAGCAACGCACAAAATGCGCAAGCCCGTCCTGCTCGAACGCAACAGTCCTCTCCCCTCAAGAAGGGTGGCTGTGCTGGCAGTGCGAGGAGCTTCAGCGTCGCCGCCAACGCATCCACCAACGCCGGAGCCGAGTCCGTGACTAG
- a CDS encoding DUF2461 family protein: MRGQFTGWPEQAMDVLWQLQGEPTHATRERYRADRERLVRQPMIALLNEVADTDPRYEDFSVWHYRTDSWWWQHQGAVIRLGRKIEIGLRFSLDGLRIQGAWWYPDPGQVDMFRKAVASERSGRELSAILEDVRKKGYDISGDVMKRPPYGYPTDHPRTNLLRHRSLIAARPLGCEEWLHTPEAVDRILSAAADLDALLMWLVCHVKRAA, translated from the coding sequence ATGCGCGGACAGTTCACCGGCTGGCCGGAGCAGGCCATGGACGTGTTGTGGCAGCTCCAGGGCGAACCGACCCACGCGACCCGCGAGCGCTACCGCGCGGACCGCGAACGCCTGGTCCGGCAGCCGATGATCGCCCTGCTCAACGAGGTCGCGGACACCGACCCCCGGTACGAGGACTTCTCCGTCTGGCACTACCGCACCGACTCCTGGTGGTGGCAGCACCAGGGCGCGGTGATCCGACTCGGCCGCAAGATCGAGATCGGTCTCCGGTTCTCCCTGGACGGCCTGCGGATCCAAGGCGCCTGGTGGTACCCCGATCCCGGCCAGGTGGACATGTTCCGCAAAGCCGTGGCCTCCGAGAGGAGCGGCCGCGAACTGTCCGCCATCCTCGAGGACGTACGGAAGAAGGGCTACGACATCTCCGGGGACGTGATGAAACGCCCCCCGTATGGCTATCCGACGGACCACCCCCGTACGAACCTGCTGCGCCATCGTTCGCTGATCGCAGCCCGCCCGCTCGGCTGCGAGGAGTGGCTGCACACCCCCGAGGCGGTCGACCGGATCCTCTCGGCCGCCGCCGACCTCGATGCCCTGCTGATGTGGCTGGTCTGCCACGTGAAGCGCGCCGCCTGA
- a CDS encoding RNA-binding protein gives MQLPYVYRVTKYDPADRDEHGYYTGSQDTVSDHGEVEASYLQAVAAFAEDTGVDHLAVREPQIPSIAHFGVEPPVDGFGLNGLFPGGPTGFHDGAEVPLGIGLELVRAMLRDSGAWCRLEVEGTFAVHVGWDQYLYISSSRPCEEALAHTRELGLFPERLDASPYAFGAEEEEQVIQRPGDDDFWADLHWAVVTGRAGILEETYLEGASRWHHLTSDTIDPVRVGLAPRARLAVWPSLSTDIDAVLRALPADGLVEVVWQDDDGNIRSAIADEDEFPELAARISRAHAAVLLSVYAGESVPLCTAVMPDNDGVLRARWRTEPTPSDRDWALRQAQG, from the coding sequence GTGCAGCTCCCCTACGTCTACCGCGTCACCAAGTACGACCCCGCCGACCGTGACGAACACGGGTATTACACCGGCAGTCAGGACACCGTCAGCGATCACGGCGAGGTCGAGGCGTCGTATCTTCAGGCGGTCGCGGCGTTTGCTGAGGACACCGGCGTCGATCACCTGGCAGTACGTGAACCACAGATCCCGTCCATCGCGCACTTCGGCGTGGAGCCTCCGGTGGACGGCTTTGGGTTGAACGGGCTCTTCCCTGGCGGCCCTACCGGTTTTCACGACGGGGCAGAAGTACCGCTCGGAATCGGTCTGGAACTGGTGCGAGCCATGTTGCGTGATAGCGGCGCCTGGTGCCGGCTGGAGGTGGAAGGCACGTTCGCAGTCCACGTGGGATGGGACCAGTACCTCTACATCAGCAGCAGCCGGCCTTGCGAGGAAGCGTTGGCCCATACCCGGGAGCTCGGACTGTTCCCAGAACGCCTGGACGCCTCCCCGTATGCCTTCGGGGCCGAAGAGGAAGAGCAGGTCATCCAGCGGCCCGGCGATGACGACTTCTGGGCCGACCTGCATTGGGCAGTCGTCACCGGCCGTGCAGGAATCCTGGAAGAGACATATCTCGAAGGTGCCTCACGATGGCACCACCTCACCAGCGACACCATCGACCCCGTTCGCGTTGGACTGGCTCCCCGGGCCCGTCTCGCCGTCTGGCCGTCCCTGTCCACCGACATCGACGCCGTCCTGAGAGCCCTGCCCGCTGATGGCCTCGTCGAAGTCGTGTGGCAGGACGACGACGGCAACATCCGCAGCGCCATCGCAGACGAGGACGAGTTCCCCGAACTGGCCGCCCGGATATCCCGTGCCCATGCCGCCGTGCTCCTGTCTGTATACGCGGGTGAATCTGTGCCTCTGTGCACTGCTGTCATGCCCGACAACGACGGAGTCCTACGGGCTCGTTGGCGAACCGAGCCGACGCCGAGCGACCGCGACTGGGCACTTCGTCAGGCCCAAGGGTGA